Proteins encoded together in one Silvanigrella paludirubra window:
- a CDS encoding 7-carboxy-7-deazaguanine synthase QueE has translation MSTSFLINEIYPCLQGEGINLGKPSLLVRFQICNLRCVWCDTPYTHTFKSDPLNKTEPNGKQKYIRHTLESLIQNIQSQNINHLILSGGEPTLHNLGLLMRSLGKSFSAEVESNGTRIPHLQVPNFLEDDYNLMQWNISPKFSNAGEKIEPEALKHWANLSKTNHSIFFKFVVRKSEITKDISEILSLIKEYNISNDRVFLMAEGITVDSQLANIWLHDECLKYGFRYTPRLHILLFGNKRGV, from the coding sequence ATGAGCACTAGTTTTCTAATTAATGAAATTTACCCATGCCTTCAAGGGGAAGGAATTAATCTTGGAAAACCATCTCTACTTGTTCGTTTTCAAATATGTAATTTACGTTGTGTATGGTGCGACACACCTTACACACATACTTTTAAAAGCGATCCTTTAAATAAAACAGAACCAAATGGTAAACAAAAATATATAAGACACACATTAGAATCTCTTATTCAAAATATTCAATCACAAAATATCAATCATCTTATTCTGTCGGGAGGCGAACCTACACTTCATAATTTAGGTTTACTTATGAGATCATTAGGAAAGTCATTTTCAGCAGAAGTAGAAAGTAACGGAACAAGAATACCTCATCTCCAAGTTCCTAATTTTTTAGAAGATGATTACAATTTAATGCAATGGAATATTTCACCAAAATTTTCAAATGCCGGTGAAAAAATAGAGCCTGAAGCCCTTAAACATTGGGCAAATCTTTCAAAAACAAATCATTCTATTTTTTTTAAATTTGTTGTTAGAAAATCAGAAATAACAAAAGATATTAGTGAGATATTGAGTCTTATAAAAGAATATAATATTTCAAATGATCGTGTATTTTTAATGGCTGAAGGAATCACAGTCGATTCTCAACTAGCAAATATTTGGCTCCATGATGAATGCTTAAAATATGGCTTTAGGTACACTCCCCGCCTACATATTTTATTATTTGGAAATAAAAGAGGCGTTTAA
- a CDS encoding 6-carboxytetrahydropterin synthase, giving the protein MQTKNLSTTKIFIQDVTLLDCAILYPSIGPKGRSWYVDVIWEGNKDQNGVLFDFSLAKKSAKSTIDHEFDHKLLVKPSSIRFQSNSQIIIIGNCKENDNNSIFAINTYNNSVKKVSRETLNALDNNDVTLLEKEIAQSILRNSPENVISVSVTLREHENYSKSNYFSYTHSLCHHYGNCQRFHGHSNILEVFKNGKLDLEKSTHAAKKLNNSYIISRNYVISEWNTKLINELIEHCPEIEESKASLIAAQYKGTQGEVAVIMPKENVFTLEQESTVENLAEFVRKLFSLSETDLEIRAYEGLSKGSICN; this is encoded by the coding sequence ATGCAAACTAAAAATCTAAGTACTACCAAAATATTCATACAAGATGTAACTCTTCTTGATTGTGCTATACTTTATCCAAGTATAGGACCAAAAGGGAGAAGCTGGTATGTTGATGTTATTTGGGAAGGAAATAAAGATCAAAACGGAGTTTTATTTGATTTTAGTTTAGCTAAAAAATCTGCAAAAAGCACAATAGATCATGAATTTGATCACAAATTATTAGTAAAACCAAGTTCAATTCGTTTTCAATCAAATTCACAAATTATTATAATTGGCAACTGCAAAGAGAATGATAATAATTCTATTTTTGCAATTAATACTTATAATAATTCTGTGAAAAAAGTTTCTAGAGAAACGCTGAATGCGTTAGATAACAACGACGTTACTTTACTTGAAAAAGAAATTGCTCAGTCTATATTAAGAAATTCTCCCGAAAATGTAATTAGCGTTTCTGTAACTTTAAGAGAACATGAAAATTATTCAAAATCAAATTACTTTAGTTATACACACAGTCTTTGCCATCATTATGGTAATTGCCAAAGATTTCATGGACACAGTAATATATTAGAAGTATTTAAAAATGGTAAATTAGACTTAGAAAAAAGCACTCATGCTGCAAAAAAATTAAATAATTCTTATATTATATCAAGAAATTATGTAATTTCTGAATGGAACACTAAACTTATTAATGAACTCATAGAACATTGCCCAGAAATAGAAGAATCTAAAGCAAGTTTAATTGCTGCTCAATATAAAGGGACTCAAGGAGAAGTTGCCGTTATAATGCCTAAAGAAAATGTTTTCACTTTAGAACAAGAAAGCACAGTAGAAAATCTTGCTGAATTTGTGAGAAAGCTATTTTCCTTAAGCGAAACTGACCTTGAAATTAGAGCATATGAAGGCTTATCAAAAGGTTCTATTTGTAATTAA
- a CDS encoding flagellin — translation MGLRVQTNISSINAQRNLSVSTLLLAKHTERVSSGYRINRAADDAAGLAISEKLRSQVRGLVQARRNTSDGISLIQTAEGGLQEISNMLIRLKELTVQAASDTIGDLERGHIQKEFVALKDEIDRIATSTEFNGTRLLTGVAEIPAVLKENSNPPPLEIQVGASYYEEVDDLYKVRNPTHIIRINLDKINALTGGEGSLEIGNVTDEEGTRVDKKEFAQKSMLRIDNAINKVNEYRAILGAVQNRMEHTVANTSITIENLETAKSRIKDADYAEESSHVVQQGILQKAGISVLSQANQIPEMALKLLG, via the coding sequence ATGGGATTAAGGGTCCAAACAAATATAAGCTCGATCAATGCTCAAAGGAACTTATCCGTGTCTACCTTATTACTAGCAAAGCACACCGAACGGGTTTCAAGCGGGTACAGAATTAATAGAGCTGCAGATGATGCAGCTGGTTTAGCTATTTCTGAAAAACTACGCTCTCAAGTTAGAGGTTTGGTACAGGCCAGAAGAAATACATCTGATGGAATTAGTTTAATCCAAACAGCAGAAGGCGGACTTCAAGAAATATCAAATATGTTAATAAGATTAAAAGAACTAACAGTGCAAGCAGCAAGTGATACCATTGGAGATCTTGAGCGTGGGCATATTCAAAAAGAATTTGTTGCTTTAAAAGACGAAATCGATCGTATAGCAACTTCTACAGAATTTAATGGCACCAGATTACTTACCGGCGTTGCAGAAATCCCAGCTGTTTTAAAAGAAAATAGCAACCCTCCTCCACTCGAAATTCAAGTTGGAGCTTCTTACTACGAAGAAGTAGATGATTTATATAAAGTCCGAAACCCTACTCATATCATTCGAATTAATTTAGATAAAATAAATGCTCTTACTGGAGGAGAGGGTTCTTTAGAAATTGGAAACGTAACAGATGAAGAAGGCACAAGAGTTGATAAAAAGGAATTTGCTCAAAAAAGTATGTTAAGAATTGATAATGCTATTAATAAAGTAAATGAATATAGAGCTATTTTAGGTGCTGTCCAAAATAGAATGGAACATACAGTTGCAAATACAAGTATTACCATTGAAAATTTAGAGACTGCAAAATCAAGAATTAAAGATGCGGACTATGCTGAAGAAAGCTCTCATGTCGTCCAACAAGGAATTCTACAAAAAGCAGGTATTTCGGTACTTTCTCAAGCGAATCAGATTCCGGAAATGGCTCTAAAGCTTTTAGGTTGA